The following are from one region of the Spodoptera frugiperda isolate SF20-4 chromosome 20, AGI-APGP_CSIRO_Sfru_2.0, whole genome shotgun sequence genome:
- the LOC118281266 gene encoding guanine nucleotide-binding protein-like 3 homolog has product MAKFKLKKPSKRQPARLRYKIEKKVKQHNKKLKKESKKNPKSRKAKPIQIPNECPFKDDILKEVEAVKKHKEEERQKKRELAKLEKQKKMEEKKGGSNVSMGTLVENAQARGKVHDAFKGDETTDDIEFGKDRKQENSLKTYYREFKKVISEAEVILEVVDARDPLGTRCSQVEEAVRDAGKRLVIVLNKADLVPRTNLEAWLKYLRRTAPAVPFKASTQDQQHNLGTRKMKHVVKEKQMKGSACVGAELIMSLLGNYCRNKGIKTSITVGVVGLPNVGKSSIINSLNRSKACNVGSTPGVTKQMQTVQLDSKIKILDSPGIVFHSGPESDSSVALKNAVRVGSLKDPITPANAILQRANKHTLTELYSIPEFNTPQEFFAHLASRMGRFKKGGVPDQEAAARILLNDWNTGKVRYFTLPPETPESEIHVDAKIVSTIAAEFDINSFEAMETEAINELAAHDTGLEAIKMTSTGPVKAALEDDMQVDEEESLLPKSVSIGSRLNKRNKPKEKQKDKEDPEMQIEGNTKQNLLRKQQFKKDKKKKARNEKQAVNLANVLENVTITSYKKKDDYDFKEDFSL; this is encoded by the exons ATGGCCAAGTTTAAGTTGA AGAAACCATCAAAGAGACAGCCAGCTCGTCTCCGCTACAAAATAGAGAAGAAAGTAAAGCAACACAACAAAAAGTTAAAGAAAGAAAGTAAGAAGAATCCTAAATCTAGGAAGGCAAAGCCTATACAGATTCCAAATGAATGTCCGTTCAAAGATGATATTTTGAAAGAAGTAGAAGCTGTGAAAAAGCATAAGGAAGAAGAGAGACAGAAAAAGAGGGAGTTAGCAAAACTTGAGAAGCAAAAGAAAATGGAAGAGAAGAAAGGGGGCAGTAACGTCAGTATGGGAACTTTG GTAGAGAATGCACAAGCCAGAGGCAAAGTCCATGATGCATTCAAAGGAGATGAGACCACAGATGATATAGAATTTGGCAAGGACAGGAAACAAGAGAACTCTTTGAAGACTTACTACAGGGAGTTCAAGAAGGTTATATCAGAAGCTGAAGTCATTCTGGAGGTTGTTGATGCTAGAGATCCACTGG GTACCCGTTGTTCTCAAGTAGAGGAAGCAGTCCGTGATGCAGGCAAGCGTCTGGTTATAGTGCTTAACAAAGCTGACCTGGTGCCTCGCACTAACCTCGAGGCTTGGCTCAAGTATCTTCGTAGGACAGCCCCCGCTGTACCGTTCAAGGCATCAACGCAAGACCAACAGCACAACTTAGGAACGAGGAAAATGAAACATGTTGTTAAAGAGAAACAGATGAAAG GCTCAGCATGCGTAGGTGCAGAGTTAATAATGAGCCTCCTAGGCAACTACTGTCGCAACAAGGGCATCAAGACCTCCATCACAGTAGGCGTGGTGGGTCTCCCCAACGTCGGCAAGAGTTCCATCATCAACAGCTTGAACCGCTCCAAAGCCTGCAATGTCGGCAGCACTCCAGGAGTTACCAA ACAAATGCAGACAGTCCAGTTAGACTCAAAGATCAAGATCCTGGACAGTCCTGGAATAGTGTTCCACTCTGGTCCGGAGAGTGACTCGTCGGTGGCGCTAAAGAACGCGGTGCGCGTAGGCAGCCTCAAGGACCCGATCACTCCCGCCAATGCTATACTGCAACGTGCCAACAAACACACACTCACTGAGTTATACAGTATTCCGGAATTTAATACGCCTCAG GAATTCTTCGCGCACTTGGCATCTCGTATGGGCAGGTTCAAGAAGGGAGGAGTGCCGGACCAGGAGGCCGCGGCTAGGATACTGCTCAACGACTGGAACACTGGCAAA GTGAGGTATTTCACATTGCCGCCTGAAACTCCAGAATCGGAAATCCACGTTGATGCTAAGATAGTGTCGACAATAGCAGCGGAGTTTGACATCAACTCGTTTGAGGCCATGGAGACAGAAGCCATCAATGAATTGGCAGCTCACGATACTGGACTCGAAGCTATTAAG ATGACAAGCACAGGACCCGTAAAAGCGGCTTTGGAGGACGACATGCAAGTAGACGAGGAAGAGTCATTACTACCGAAGTCAGTGAGCATAGGCTCAAGACTAAATAAAAGGAACAAacctaaagaaaaacaaaaagataaggAAGATCCTGAGATGCAAATTGAAGGCAATACCAAACAAAATCTATTAAGAAAACAACAGTTTAAAAAGGATAAAAAGAAGAAAGCGAGGAATGAGAAGCAAGCTGTCAACCTAGCGAATGTTCTAGAAAATGTTACCATCACCAGTTATAAAAAGAAGGATGACTACGACTTTAAAGAAGACTTTTCCCTATAG